A region of Bombus huntii isolate Logan2020A chromosome 15, iyBomHunt1.1, whole genome shotgun sequence DNA encodes the following proteins:
- the LOC126873665 gene encoding uncharacterized protein LOC126873665 isoform X1: MSARKFVRIITPDSIEYRYFPITKSRLRLSMQAAHDARISLRTHLGGDSNVYEIIIGGWRNTMSAIKRNNQEQDVAEAETRNILNAQYMFNIWIQWCCDGTLKIGRQNGDVFLAYKDRNPFVINYIGVSTAWGATGEFLIEESPCTSLVVRQQLVDTCYCWVDCNESDGLPQNAVMASEDGLYIGRVHHRDSITPGGIRNNVCTIPWGGASHDKKDFQILCGKDVNWVKSWEGSVPLYALPAGETEDGHALFIGRVLHEGVYHIGKIQPNHQICYIGVHGHEERYIDYETLVVCDYYAVEYVGR; the protein is encoded by the exons ATGTCAGCACGTAAATTTG tTAGGATTATTACACCTGATAgcatagaatatcgttattttCCCATCACAAAATCTCGCCTAAGGCTGAGTATGCAAGCTGCTCACGATGCAAGAATTTCCTTACGTACACATTTGGGTGGAGACTCAAATGTGTATGAG ATTATTATTGGAGGATGGAGAAACACAATGTCAGCCATAAAAAGGAATAACCAAGAACAAGATGTGGCAGAAGCAGAAACAAGAAACATATTAAATGCTCAGTATATGTTCAATATTTGGATTCA ATGGTGTTGTGATGGAACTTTAAAGATTGGTCGACAAAATGGTGATGTTTTTCTAGCATACAAAGACAGAAATCcgtttgttataaattatataggGGTTAGCACAGCGTGGGGTGCAACTGGTGAATTTTTGATAGAAG AATCACCATGTACATCTCTAGTTGTTAGGCAACAATTGGTAGACACTTGCTACTGTTGGGTAGATTGTAACGAGTCAGATGGTCTTCCACAAAATGCTGTAATGGCCTCAGAAGATGGTTTGTATATAGGCCGTGTTCATCACAGAGATTCGATCACACCTGGTGGTATCAGAAATAATGTATGTACAATCCCATGGGGTGGAGCCTCTCacgataaaaaagattttcaaatattatgcGGCAAAGATGTGAATTGGGTAAAATCATGGGAAGGAAGTGTTCCTTTGTACGCTCTTCCTGCCGGTGAAACCGAAGACGGCCACGCTCTTTTTATAGGCAGAGTGTTACACGAAGGTGTATATCACATAGGAAAAATACAGCCGAATCATCAAATATGTTATATAGGCGTACACGGCCATGAAGAACGTTACATAGATTATGAAACTTTAGTCGTTTGTGATTATTACGCTGTGGAATATGTTGGTagataa
- the LOC126873665 gene encoding uncharacterized protein LOC126873665 isoform X2, with protein MTFIRIITPDSIEYRYFPITKSRLRLSMQAAHDARISLRTHLGGDSNVYEIIIGGWRNTMSAIKRNNQEQDVAEAETRNILNAQYMFNIWIQWCCDGTLKIGRQNGDVFLAYKDRNPFVINYIGVSTAWGATGEFLIEESPCTSLVVRQQLVDTCYCWVDCNESDGLPQNAVMASEDGLYIGRVHHRDSITPGGIRNNVCTIPWGGASHDKKDFQILCGKDVNWVKSWEGSVPLYALPAGETEDGHALFIGRVLHEGVYHIGKIQPNHQICYIGVHGHEERYIDYETLVVCDYYAVEYVGR; from the exons ATGACTTTTA tTAGGATTATTACACCTGATAgcatagaatatcgttattttCCCATCACAAAATCTCGCCTAAGGCTGAGTATGCAAGCTGCTCACGATGCAAGAATTTCCTTACGTACACATTTGGGTGGAGACTCAAATGTGTATGAG ATTATTATTGGAGGATGGAGAAACACAATGTCAGCCATAAAAAGGAATAACCAAGAACAAGATGTGGCAGAAGCAGAAACAAGAAACATATTAAATGCTCAGTATATGTTCAATATTTGGATTCA ATGGTGTTGTGATGGAACTTTAAAGATTGGTCGACAAAATGGTGATGTTTTTCTAGCATACAAAGACAGAAATCcgtttgttataaattatataggGGTTAGCACAGCGTGGGGTGCAACTGGTGAATTTTTGATAGAAG AATCACCATGTACATCTCTAGTTGTTAGGCAACAATTGGTAGACACTTGCTACTGTTGGGTAGATTGTAACGAGTCAGATGGTCTTCCACAAAATGCTGTAATGGCCTCAGAAGATGGTTTGTATATAGGCCGTGTTCATCACAGAGATTCGATCACACCTGGTGGTATCAGAAATAATGTATGTACAATCCCATGGGGTGGAGCCTCTCacgataaaaaagattttcaaatattatgcGGCAAAGATGTGAATTGGGTAAAATCATGGGAAGGAAGTGTTCCTTTGTACGCTCTTCCTGCCGGTGAAACCGAAGACGGCCACGCTCTTTTTATAGGCAGAGTGTTACACGAAGGTGTATATCACATAGGAAAAATACAGCCGAATCATCAAATATGTTATATAGGCGTACACGGCCATGAAGAACGTTACATAGATTATGAAACTTTAGTCGTTTGTGATTATTACGCTGTGGAATATGTTGGTagataa